A single genomic interval of Amblyraja radiata isolate CabotCenter1 chromosome 33, sAmbRad1.1.pri, whole genome shotgun sequence harbors:
- the ccdc153 gene encoding coiled-coil domain-containing protein 153 isoform X2: MPPKTKGKVKKGKKKASEGDTIEEKFKRTVHQVESLKDQLVLRRDIARQALLVKEEWKARLQVLTNDLKEEQAVKKSIHSDMTRQYKTMRSNLDLRVHQLEIEVGLLQQQLTSCQQQLAKTREEKAHIISEKDSTIKELQMKIDNMETEYEAILHDSLDLLLNKMEKARLQWEKAATNLHSDHKQKLLEFGLNPLDI, translated from the exons ATGCCGCCTAAGACCAAGGGAAAAGTGAAGAAAGGGAAGAAGAAAGCATCCGAAG GAGACACCATTGAAGAGAAATTCAAACGAACTGTGCATCAAGTGGAATCACTCAAAGACCAGTTAG TTCTGCGAAGGGATATCGCAAGGCAGGCCTTGCTGGTTAAGGAAGAATGGAAGGCAAGGCTACAGGTTCTGACGAATGACTTAAAAGAAGAGCAGGCTGTTAAGAAGTCAATTCATTCAG ATATGACCCGTCAGTACAAGACCATGAGGTCCAACCTGGACCTCCGTGTCCATCAGTTGGAGATAGAGGTCGGCCTCCTGCAGCAGCAACTCA CTTCGTGTCAGCAGCAACTAGCAAAGACACGAGAGGAGAAAGCACACATCATCAGCGAGAAAGATTCCACcatcaaagagctgcagatgaaaATAGACAACATGGAGACTGAATACGAGGCCATCCTCCAT GATAGCCTGGACCTGCTGCTGAACAAGATGGAGAAGGCCAGACTGCAGTGGGAGAAAGCAGCAACAAATTTACACTCAGACCACAAGCAGAAACTGCTTGAATTTGGGCTCAACCCGCTGGACATCTAG
- the ccdc153 gene encoding coiled-coil domain-containing protein 153 isoform X1: MLESLKVRFSPWKMPPKTKGKVKKGKKKASEGDTIEEKFKRTVHQVESLKDQLVLRRDIARQALLVKEEWKARLQVLTNDLKEEQAVKKSIHSDMTRQYKTMRSNLDLRVHQLEIEVGLLQQQLTSCQQQLAKTREEKAHIISEKDSTIKELQMKIDNMETEYEAILHDSLDLLLNKMEKARLQWEKAATNLHSDHKQKLLEFGLNPLDI; the protein is encoded by the exons atgcttgagtcACTCAag GTTCGGTTTAGTCCTTGGAAAATGCCGCCTAAGACCAAGGGAAAAGTGAAGAAAGGGAAGAAGAAAGCATCCGAAG GAGACACCATTGAAGAGAAATTCAAACGAACTGTGCATCAAGTGGAATCACTCAAAGACCAGTTAG TTCTGCGAAGGGATATCGCAAGGCAGGCCTTGCTGGTTAAGGAAGAATGGAAGGCAAGGCTACAGGTTCTGACGAATGACTTAAAAGAAGAGCAGGCTGTTAAGAAGTCAATTCATTCAG ATATGACCCGTCAGTACAAGACCATGAGGTCCAACCTGGACCTCCGTGTCCATCAGTTGGAGATAGAGGTCGGCCTCCTGCAGCAGCAACTCA CTTCGTGTCAGCAGCAACTAGCAAAGACACGAGAGGAGAAAGCACACATCATCAGCGAGAAAGATTCCACcatcaaagagctgcagatgaaaATAGACAACATGGAGACTGAATACGAGGCCATCCTCCAT GATAGCCTGGACCTGCTGCTGAACAAGATGGAGAAGGCCAGACTGCAGTGGGAGAAAGCAGCAACAAATTTACACTCAGACCACAAGCAGAAACTGCTTGAATTTGGGCTCAACCCGCTGGACATCTAG